In Agrococcus jenensis, the genomic window CGGCTGAGCCGCTCGAGCGACGCCGCCCGCTGGATGGGCGCCCCGAGCTTGCGTCGTGCGCAGGGCGCGGGTGGAGGGAACGCCGCCTCAGCTGACGGGGCGGCCGCAGATCTCGTCGAGGCTCGTGCCGAGCAGCTGGGCGGTCTCGCGGTACATCGCCACGAGGCGGTCGCGCGTCGCGCCGTCGAGCGCGTCGAGGCGCCACTCGAGCGCGTTGTCGCGCAGGTCGGCGACCTTGACGGTGGCCGCGAGCTCGCTGCCGCGCACGCGCTCCACGTGCTCGGCCGTCGACTCGCCGTGCCGCTTCGTGAGCGCGTCGACGGCGTCGACGATGCGCTTCGGGAACTTCGCGGCGTGGAACTGCCGCAGCGTCACGGTGCCCCACTCGAACACGTCGTGCAGCATCGCGACGGCCCGCTCGTCGTCGGTGTCGACGTCGAGCATCACGCGGATCGCGTGGGCGACGTAGGGCTGCCCCTGCCGGTCGACGCGGCCGTCGAACGCCCGCGCCGCGACCGCGATCGCGCGCTCCAGGTCCTCACTCGCCATGACGCGAGCGTATCCGGTGGTTATCCTGGGGCCATGTCACGCGTCGCTGATCCCGCTGAGCTGGCGCGCCTGCTGCGCGGCACGTGGGCGATCCGCGCGACCACGTTCCCGTACTGGACGCACCCGGAGCGCAAGAACCCGCGGCTCACGTTCGAGCTCGTGCGCAGCTCGCCGCTGCAGCTGCGCGAGGTGTACGAGTACCACCGTCCCGACAAGGGCGACCGCGAGGTGATCGCCGAGGCGGCGTGGGCCGGCCGGCACTTCTCGTGGCGCATGCTCGGCCGCTCGCGCCTGCTCTCGAGCGCCTACGTGGTCTCCGACACCCCCGCGACCGCCGACATCCTGGCGATCCACTACGGCCGGTCGGCGGTGCTGCGGCAGAGCGCGGTGTCGATCCTCGCCCGGCCGCACCTCGACCCCGACGCGGTGCGCCGCGCGGTCGCGGTCGACACGCACTCCTTCGAGCTCTCGGCCGACGAGTTCTGGCGGCTGCAGTGGCTGACGCCCTACTCGCCCGCCCCGTCCGCCTCGAGCGACTCGCGCGCCTGACGCACGTCCTCCAGCAGGGCGCCGATGAGCACCCAGTGGGTGGGGTGCGGCTGCGGCACCGCGATCGGGGTCGTGAGCGCCGGCCCGTCGAGCGCGGGCATGGTCGTCGTGCGGCCGTCCTCGAGCGCGTGGCGGTCGACGAGCATCCGCACGCCGTGCGCGATGCGCCGCGCCTCGGTGCCGACCCGGTGCACGATCGGGTCGTCGGCGACGGATGCGTCGAACCGGTCGGCGACGGTGCGCGACATGCCGATCACCCGGTTCACGAGCACCGTGAGCGTCAGCAGCAGCCGCTCGTCGCGCGCGATCCGCTCGCGCAGCGCCCGCGCGCGCAGGTTGAGCCGCGTGGACTCCTCGAGCGCATCCATCGCCGCCCGGGTGCGCTGCACGTGCGCGCGCAGCGCTCTCGCGTCCGCGAGCAGCCGCTCGCCGTCGACGGCGTCGTGGGAGGCGAGCGCGGCGGCGACGCGATCGTAGGCGTCGGCGACCGCGTACGCCGTCTCGCGCATCGCCCGCTCGGCCGGCTCGTGCTGCACGGGCGGCACGACCACCAGGTTGATGAGCAGCGCGCACGCCGCCCCGATGAGCGTCTCGACGACCCGCTCGAAGCCGAACAGCGGCCCCGCGCCCGCGCCGAGCGCGAGCAGGATCATCGCGCTGATCGGCAGCTGGTTCGCGGCCATCGGCGCAAGCCGCAGCAGCCGCGCGACGAGCACCGCGACGAGCGTGACGGCGAGCACGACGAGCGGCCCGGTGGGCAGCGTGAGGCTCGCGAGCCACGCGAGCACGACGCCGCCGAGCACGCCGGCCGACCGCTCGAGCCCCTTGCCGATCGACTGGTGCACGCTCGGCGCGACGACGAGCAGCGCGGCGATCGCGGCGAAGATGGGCAGCTCGGTGCCGAGCAGCAGCGAGCTCGCGACCCACGACACCACGATCGCGACGAGCATCTTCACGACCTGGAGCCACGGCGCCTGCTGCTCGACCATGAGCCGTCCCAGCCACCGCATGACCCAACGGTATCGCGCGCCTGGGCCGCTTCCCGGCTGCGGCGGTGTTGGATGGGAGGCATGCTCGACAACGCTGCCGCGGTCCTCATGCGACTCGTCGCGGAGAGCGGGCGCGAGCTGGTCGACTTCGCGCAGAAGGACGTCGAGCCCGTGAACGAGGGCTTCATCGTCGGCTTCTCGTGCGGCGTCCGCACGCGCGACGACAGCATCGAGCGCGTCACGATCTACGTGAACACCTCGCCGAGCGCGCCGATGGACGAGCACACGGTCGAGCTCGTCGACGCGTCGGGCCGCCGGCTCACCGCGTGGGCGTACCCCCAGGACCCGGCGCTCCCGT contains:
- a CDS encoding HD domain-containing protein, whose translation is MASEDLERAIAVAARAFDGRVDRQGQPYVAHAIRVMLDVDTDDERAVAMLHDVFEWGTVTLRQFHAAKFPKRIVDAVDALTKRHGESTAEHVERVRGSELAATVKVADLRDNALEWRLDALDGATRDRLVAMYRETAQLLGTSLDEICGRPVS
- a CDS encoding FUSC family protein, giving the protein MRWLGRLMVEQQAPWLQVVKMLVAIVVSWVASSLLLGTELPIFAAIAALLVVAPSVHQSIGKGLERSAGVLGGVVLAWLASLTLPTGPLVVLAVTLVAVLVARLLRLAPMAANQLPISAMILLALGAGAGPLFGFERVVETLIGAACALLINLVVVPPVQHEPAERAMRETAYAVADAYDRVAAALASHDAVDGERLLADARALRAHVQRTRAAMDALEESTRLNLRARALRERIARDERLLLTLTVLVNRVIGMSRTVADRFDASVADDPIVHRVGTEARRIAHGVRMLVDRHALEDGRTTTMPALDGPALTTPIAVPQPHPTHWVLIGALLEDVRQARESLEADGAGE